In one Nicotiana sylvestris chromosome 8, ASM39365v2, whole genome shotgun sequence genomic region, the following are encoded:
- the LOC104244008 gene encoding EG45-like domain containing protein, translating into MGVHIMRVKIALLMSLFLFEASLVLGDIGTATSYNSPYTPTRCNGNRGDQFPAGNLFVAVSEGLWDNGAACGRRYRLRCLSGSGRRPCKGGTIDVRVVDYCRKRPCPSTIALSSDAFSEISRSPNAKINIEYIQI; encoded by the exons ATGGGTGTCCATATCATGAGAGTAAAAATAGCTCTGCTCATGAGCTTATTCTTATTCGAAGCAAGTCTAGTCCTTGGGGATATAGGCACTGCAACATCTTACAATTCTCCTTATACAC CAACAAGATGCAATGGAAATAGGGGAGATCAGTTTCCGGCAGGGAATTTGTTTGTAGCAGTAAGTGAAGGGTTGTGGGATAATGGGGCCGCGTGTGGGCGGCGTTACAGATTGAGATGTCTGAGTGGAAGTGGCCGTCGGCCGTGCAAGGGCGGCACGATTGACGTTAGGGTGGTGGATTACTGCCGCAAAAGGCCATGCCCTTCCACCATTGCCTTGTCCAGTGATGCTTTTTCTGAAATCTCTCGTTCTCCTAATGCTAAAATCAATATAGAATACATCCA AATTTAG